TCCAGAGAGGGGTTGGCCGGTGCGAAACCCCGGGGCCCGGCGTCGAAGTACACTCCTGAGCTGCCCGCCGAGTCCAGCGGCCGTCAGGCGCCCCGCGGCGCCTTACTGGTTAGATGGATAGACCGGGCCGGAAGTTCCCCGTTAACGGAACGCAGAGGGGGCCCTCCTCGGGGTCAACCAGGGTGGTACCGCGGCGCGCCTCTGCGCCGTCCCTGGGCAGGACAGCCGGGTCAGGGCGCTTTTTTCGGCCCTGCACGCACGGGAAGGACGGATGACGATGGCTTTCATGAGCGTCGACGAACAGATGAAGATCCTCATGCGCGGCGTGGTGGACCTGGTCTCCGAGGAGGAGCTGCGCCAGAAGCTGGAACGCTCGGTGAAGACGGGCCGGCCCCTGCGGGTCAAGCTGGGCATCGACCCCACGGGCAAGGACCTCACCCTGGGCCACACGGTGCCGCTGCGCAAGCTGCGGGACTTCGTCGAGTGCGGCCACCAGGGCGTGCTGATCATCGGCGACTACACGGCGATGGTCGGCGACCCCACCGGCCGCAACGAGGCCCGGCCGCAGCTGACCCACGCCGAGACCACCGCCAACGCCCAGCGCTATCTGGAGCAGGCCGCGCGGGTGCTGGACGTCAGCAAGCTGGAGATCCGCCGCAACAGCGAGTGGCTGGCGCCCATGAGCTTCAGCGACGTCATCCGGCTGGCCGCCAAGTCCACGGTCGCCCGTATGCTTGAACGGGAAGACTTCAAGAAACGTTACGAGGAAGGCCGGCCCATTTTCATCCATGAGTTCTTCTACCCGCTGATGCAGGGGACCGACTCGGTGGCGGTTCAGGCCGACGTGGAGCTGGGCGGCACCGACCAGAAGTTCAACCTGCTTGCCGGGCGTGACCTGCAGCGCGATGCCGGGCAGGAGCCGCAGGTCTGCCTGATGACGCCCATCGTGGAGGGGCTGGACGGCGTCCAGAAGATGTCCAAGTCGCTGGGCAACTACATCGGCCTGGATCACACGCCGGACGAAATGTTCGGCCGGACAATGTCGATCCCGGACTCCTTGATCATCACCTATTTTACATACTTCACCGACGTGCCGCAGGAGGAGATCGAGCGGATCGAGGCCGCCATGGCCGCCGGCGAGAACCCGATGACGTTCAAGAAGCAGCTGGGCCGGGCCATCATCACCACCTACGGCGGCACCGAGGAGGAGGCCCGCCTGGCCGAGGAGCGCTGGGTCGCTCAGTTCTCCCGGGGTGAGGTGCCCGAGGACATCCCCGACGTGGTCCTCCCCGCGGCGGAGCTGCCGATGCAGGCGGCCCGGGTGCTGTTCACCGCCGGGCTGGCGCCCTCGCTCAGCGAGGCCCGACGGCTGATCGAGCAGGGCGGGTTTACCGTGGACGGCGAGAAGGTCACGGACCCGCGGGCCGAGCTTGCGCTCCGGCCGGGCCAGGTGCTGAAGGCCGGCAAGCGCAAGTACGGCCGGGTGGTGCTGAAATAAGGGAATGGGCCGGGGCAGGAAAGCCCCGGCCCATTCATCTCTGCACACAATCATCCACCCTCCCACGTGTCTCAACGAAGGAAAGGGCCGGAGAGTTGCGCGGGCGGCCTGAATGGGACCGCCGTCAGCCGGCACAGGCATGTTCCGCCGCCGGCCGGGCATAGGCTGGCTATGTCCCGGGGGCGTTGGCCGGGACGGGGAGGGGGAAGGCGATGCGCCGCTTCAGCCGTTCACGGCCGCTCAGGGGCATGGGCCGCGGCCCGGTGCGCCTCCGGTTCCGGCGCGGGCCGCGTCTGCGGCTCCGGGGTGGCCTCCGGGCCTGGCTCGGGCGCCTGAGCCTCCGGCTGCGCGTCCGCCGGATCTGGCTGCGCAACCTGATCCTGGCGGCGGCGGTGCTCTACCTTCTTATCCGCATCGGCGACCTGCTGCTCATGCAGCCGCTGAAGGCCGTGGCCGAGGTGGAGGCCCGGCGCCTCGGCGCCGCCGCGGTCAACCGGGTGGTGGCGGCCCAGGTGAGCAAGTCGCTGGCCGGTGCGCAGGTGGTGGAGTACGTGCGGGACGAGAGCGGCCGCATTGCCGCCTATCACGTCAACACCCCCCTGGTCAACCGGGTGGCCAGCGAGGCCGCCGTAGCGGTCCAGGAGGAGCTGAAGCGGCTGGCCGAGACGCCCGTGCGGCTGCCGCTGGGCGCCCTGACCGGCTCCGCCCTGCTCTCCAACCTGGGTCCCCGGCTGTCGGTGCAACTGGTGCCGGTGGGCTCGGTCTCCATCACCGTGCAGCAGGAGTTCAAGGGGGAGGGCATCAACCAGACCCGGCACCGGGTCTGGCTGGAGGCGGCAGCGACCATGCGGATCATCCTGCCCCTGACCACCCAGGAGGTCCCCCTGGTGCAGGAGCTGCCGCTGGCCGATACCGTGATCGTCGGCCCCGTGCCCAACGCCCTCTACGGCGGCAGCCTCGGCGGCGTCACCCTGCCAGCCGGCAGGTAAAGAACTTGTCGTCTCGTTCTTTCCTGAATTGTGCGTTGACGCAAAGGCGTGTCTGCCGCTATACTCACAGCCGGGAATCCGGAGTCCCGCCAGTTTCGTGAAAGGAGGTCGTCGAGATGCTGCGCATCGTCACCCTGCCCCTGTCGGGCGTGGTCCTGCTTCTCTCTCGGCATGCTCACATCTCGCGGCCTGTCGCCGGCGGGTTCGGCTAGCATCGTTGCGCTGAAGCTGTCTGGTGGCCACAGGCCCGCGAGCGGCTGCCTGTGGCCTTTCTTCATTCTTCATTTTCTTCGAAGGTGGAGGACCACGGGCGGGCCGCGCCCGTGGTCCTTCTTTCGGTGTGCCCGGCATGGGCGCTGACTTGGCGGTGAGAGTCCGCTGCGGGCGAGGCAGCACGAGCCCGCTAGCCAAAGGCAAGGGTGTCCGTCGCGAGGCGGAATCTGGAGGAAGCCGGAGGCAAAGCCACGACCCGAGGAACACGAACCTCATACGAGGCTGTGCCGCCTGGGTGAGCTGGCGAACCACAGCAAAACCCGAGGCTGCCAAAGGGCGGTGCGGTAGATGGGGCGGGTGCGGGGCGAAGGTCAGCGTCCTTACCCGGGGAGGTCTACCGGAAAACGCCAGCAACGCTGGTAACCCGGGCCGAGAGGCCCGGCTGAACCGGCAGAAGTCAGCAAAGGCCATAGTACCGGCAGGGGGACGCCCCGAGCGGGAAGGGTCGAACGTCAGGAGAGGGGTGAACCCGTTGCGTTCGAGCAGCCTGCGACAAACGCAGAAGACCCCGCACGGGGCCTGCTCGCCGGAAGTAGCGGTGAAGCCGCAAGGGACGGCGAGAGGGCGGAGTGGGCAGCCGGCACAAGACGGAACGTCACCCCGCGGGGAGCACAGCAACCTGATGGAGCAGGTGGTGGCCAGGGAGAACATGCTGGCCGCCCTGAAACGGGTGGAGCGGAACGGAGGCGCTCCCGGCGTGGACGGTGTCCCCACCGAACGGCTGCGGGACCAGATTCGCGTGGAGTGGAGCCGCATCCGTGAGGAACTGCTCCAGGGGACCTACAGACCGCAGCCAGTCCGCCGGGTCGAAATCCCGAAACCGGGCGGCGGCAAGCGGATGCTGGGGATTCCCACCGTGATGGACCGCCTGATCCAACAGGCACTCCTGCAAGTACTGACGCCGATCTTTGACCCGACATTCTCCGAATCCAGCTACGGCTTTCGGCCGGGGCGGCGGGGTCATGATGCGGTCAGGAAGGCACGTCAGTACGTGGAGGAAGGGTACGACTGGGTCGTGGACATGGACCTGGAGAAGTTCTTCGACCGGGTCAACCACGACGTGCTGATGGCCCGCGTGGCGCGGCGGGTAACGGATAAGCGTGTGCTGCGGCTGATCCGGCGGTACTTACAGGCCGGGGTCATGCTGAACGGGGTAGTCGTGGCGACGGAGGAAGGGACGCCGCAGGGCGGTCCGCTGAGTCCGCTGCTGGCGAACATCCTGCTGGATGACCTCGACAAGGAGCTGGAGCGCCGCGGGCACCACTTTGTCCGGTACGCCGATGACTGCAACATCTACGTCCGCAGCAAGCGGGCGGGAGAACGGGTCTACAGGAGCGTGCGCCACTTCCTGCAGGAGCGGTTACGGCTGAAGGTCAACGAGGAGAAGAGCGCAGTGGACCGGCCGTGGAAGCGGCAGTTCCTCGGGTTTAGCTTCTACAAGCACCGGGGAGTGCGCATCCGGCTGGCCCCGAAGAGCCTGAAACGCGTGAAGGACAAGCTCCGCACGCTGACGGACCGCAACCGCAGCCAGAGCATGGAGGACCGAATCCGGTGCCTGAATGCCTACTTGCGGGGCTGGGTTGGGTACTATGCGCTCTCCGATGCCAGGTCAGCCTTTGAAAGACTCGAAGGATGGCTGAAGCGTCGGCTGCGAGCATGCGTATGGAGGCAGTGGAAGCGTGTACGCACGCGCTTTCGGGAGTTACGCGCCCTCGGTTTGCCCGAATGGGTAGTCTACCAACTCGCCAACAGCCGCAAAGGCCCGTGGCGGATGGCAGGTGGCCCACTAAACAGCGCCCTGGGCGACGCCTACTGGCGTGCCCAGGGGCTGATAAGCCTGACCGAATGCTATGAAGCGACTCGTCAATCTTGGCGAACCGCCGGATGCGGACCCGCATGTCCGGTGGTGTGAGAGGACGGGGGCTAGCCGCCCCCTCCTACTCGATTGTCCGCTGAACGAGATCATCACGCGCGTTGAGGTGAATCTGGCGATGCACTGCCATCCGGATACGGCCTACAGGATCGCCGAGATGCGGTCCCTCGAGTACAACCCACACCTGGCCGTCCACCGCCACGCCATCGAGGAGATGCTGCGGGCCCGGCGGGCCGAGGCGGCCCTGCGCCGCCGGTTCTTCCTGCGGTTCTGGCTGCGCAGCATCCTGTTCCGCCTGGCCCCGGGGCTGGCCCGCCGCCTCGCCCTCTAGTCCGGTCTGGAGGTTTGCCCCGGCGGGTGGTAGACTGGTCTGGGACGAGGCCGGCGGGACCCGCCGGCAGACGGTCGGACGCGAAGGGGTTTTGCACATGACTCACGCCTGCTTCACACCGGCGGAACGGGAGCGGCTGGATCGGGCCTCGGTGCTGCTCATCGGTTGTGGCGGCCTCGGATCGGCGGTGGCCTACGCCCTGGCCGCCGCGGGGGTCGGCCGCATCGGCCTCTGCGACATGGACAGGGTCGACCTGTCCAACCTGCAGCGGCAGGTGCTCCACCACACGGCTGACGTGGGCCGGCCCAAGGTCGAGAGCGCCCGGGAGAAGATCCTGGGGCTTCGGCCAGGGATCCAGGTCGACCTGCACCCGGTGGCCCTGACCAGCGAGAACGCCCTGGACCTGTTCCGGCAGTACGACCTGATCGTGGACGGCTCCGACAACTTCGCGACCCGCTACCTGGTCAACGACGCCTGCGTGCTCACCGGGCGGCCGCAGGTGCACGGCTCCATCTTCCGGTTCGACGGCCAGGTGACCACCTTCGTGCCGGGGGAGGGCCCCTGTTACCGCTGCGTCTACCCGACGCCGCCGCCCCCCGGCGCGGTGCCTTCCTGCGCCGAGGCCGGGGTCATCGGCGTGCTGCCCGGCTTCATCGGCAGCCTGATGGCGATGGAAGCCCTGAAGCTGATCACGGGGCGGGGAAGCCCCCTGATCGGCAGGCTGCTGATCTTCAGCGCGCTGGACATGGGCGTATCGGAGGTGCAGATCCGCCGCAACCCCGAATGCCCGGTATGCGGCGAGCACCCGACCATCCACGAGCTCATGGACTACGAACAGTTCTGCGGGGGGGTGGGCCGATGACCCTGACGGAGCAGGAGATCCTCCGGTACAGCCGGCACATCATCCTCCCGGAAGTGGGCGGGCGGGGCCAGCAGCGCATCAAGTCGGCCTCGGTTCTGGTGGCCGGACTGGGCGCGGCCGGGTCCGCCGCCGCCCTGTACCTGGCTGCGGCCGGCGTGGGCCGCCTGACGCTCTGGGACCCGGCCCCGCTCGCCGAGGCCGACCTCGCCCGGGCGATCGCCCATGACCGGGCACACCTGGGCCTCAGCCGGGCCGCCTCCGCCCGGGGGAAAGTCACGGCCATCAACCCCGACGCCGACGTTCTCGCCTCGGCCGAGCCGGACGCCCTGCCCGGCCTCGTGAACGGGCACCAGGTCGTGCTGGCCACCGCCGGAGACTGGGAGGCGGTACAGGCGGCCGCCCTGCGGACGGGGGCCGCGGCGGTCTTCGCCGGGGTCCGCGGCGCCGCCGGGGCCGTCTTCGCCCACCGCCCGGGCGAGCCGTGCCTGGGGTGCGTTCCGCCGGAGGCCCGGGAGGCGGCGGGGCTGCAGCCCGAGGAGGGTGGCGGATGCGCCGTCGCGGCGGCCGCCGGGGTCGTCGGCATCGCCGCAGCCACGGAGGCGCTGAAGCTGATCCTGGGCATCGGCGCCCCGTTGACTGGCCGGCTTTGGGCTTACGATGGATGGGCAGCCGGGTCCCGGGAGGTTCCGGTCACGCGGCGGGCGGACTGCGCGCTCTGCGGGAGGGCCTAGCTCAAGTTTCGCGTGAATAACCCGGACTTCGTGCAATGGAAACCCATTGAAAAAGCATCAGTCAGAACCAATGATACATGGTGGGAGTGTGGCCGCTCCCAATCCACCATGTGGAGGTTCGACTGATGCAGTCTCATGGTACGACACCCAACATCGCTGCGCAAGCCATCAAGTCCACCACCCGACATGGTTTTCTCGTCGCTCTTGGCTGGGTAGCTCAAAGGCTCAACCTGGTTGAGATCCTGAATCGGCACCTGCGCATCAAGCAGAAGACCTACGCCCACACGCCGGTTGACAAGGTGGTCGAGGCGTTGGTTGCCATTCTCGGCAACTGTCGCTACATGAAGGATCTCAACTTCGACCCTGAGCCGCTGGTTGCCGATCCTGCCGTAGCTCAAGCCTGGGGGCAGGAACGCTTTGCTCACTTTTCCACCGTCTGTGCGACCTTCAGCAAGCTGACGGAGGAGAACGTTCAGCAGCTTTCCGACGCACTCGCTGAGATCCAGGCCCCGCTGCTTCAGCAGGAGGTGGCTGCCGTAGCAGGTCCAGACCGCTCCGGAATGGTCATCGTCGACATTGACCTCACCGGCCAGAAGGTTCGGGGCGAGACCAGGCAGTACACCGGTACCGACTTCGGCTACATCCAGGGGAAGTTGGCCCGAGGCTATCAGATCGCAGCGGCCTTCCTCAGCGGGAAGCAGCAGCGCTTTGCCATCGACGGCCTTCTCAAGTCCGGCAAGGCCAACAGCCGTTCCGGCGCCTGCCTGCTCGAACTGATTCCCAGGATCGAAGCCCGGATTGGTCGTCCCCTGCGGCGAGTCGAATGGGTCGAGGCATGCCTGGCTCAGCAGAAGGCTCGGGTCAGGCAGCTGTATCAGCAACTGCAGACGGTATCAGGCAAGGGCAGCGCCCGCCGGAAGCAGAAGCTGCAGCGTGAGTTCCAGGAGGAGGTTCAGCACCTCCGTGAAGTGAACCAGCGACTCCGGCAGTACCGGCAGGAGAATCGGACGAACCTGGCTCCCCTCCGTATTCTGCTGCGAGCTGACAGCGCCTTTGGCACGCCGGAAGTGATCCAGCGCCTGCTGGAACTGGGGTATGAGTTCACCATCAAGTCCTACTCCGGGAGCAACGTCGCCTACAAGCACCTCTTCGACGCTGTACCGGCAGAGAACTGGGTTGAAGTCGAGAAGAACCGGTTTGCCTCCGAAGCCGTTACCGTACCTGGCCCCACTTTGCTCGCACCGTATCCGGTGCGACTGGTCGCCATGCGCCGCTGGGACGCCGATGGCCGGGAGGTCCGCAGCGTCATCCTGACTACGCTCCAGCCTGAGGAGCTCACCACGACAGAGGTCGTCAAGCTCTACCATGGACGGCAGACCATCGAAGCCGGGTTCCAGGAGTGGAAGGGCACGTTCCACTTTGGTACTCCTCGGCTGCGGAAGTATGAGGCCAACGCCGCCTTCACGCAGCTGGTCTTGTTCGCCTTCAACCTGGTGCGCTGGGCTTGGCGGTTTCTGAGCACGAACTCGCCCAAACTGGCCGAGGCGGGGAGTCGACTCTTGGTACGAGTAGCGGCCCGGTGCCGAGCAACCATTCGGTGCCTCGGCGACACGCTGCGGTTGGTGTTCAGCCGGGGTACACTCCCCTGGCTGGAGCTCAGATTACCCTGAACTTGGCCGCTTCTTACCCATGCACCTTTTCAACACCACCGATGTCGAGTTATTCGCGTGAAACTTGAACTAGTCAGCACTCAGTGCCAGGAAGTCGGTACCGCTAACACTTTGGTTGCTGGTGTACAGCTTGGCCATGGACGCCTGACTGAAATACCGCCGCGGGGCTGCCGTCCACTCATCCTGCTGTTCGATCAGGACGGCGCCGGCCAGGCGGATGAAGGCCTCCCGATTGGGGAAGATGCCGACCACATCCGTCCGACGGCCGATCTCCCGGTTCAACCGTTCCAGCGGGTTGGTGGAGTGCAGCTGTCGCCAGTGCTCAGTCGGAAAGGCCATGTAGGCAAGGATGTCGTCTTCGGCTTCTTCGAGCAGCTGAGCAGCACGGGGAAACTGCGGTCGCAGATTGTCCGCGACAACGGCCAGTTGACGCCGCGCCGCTTGCTGGTCAGGCTGTGCGAAGATCGTCCTGACTGCGGCTGCGACCATGGATTGCCAATGCTTGGGCACGTAACCGAGCAGGTTGCGCATGAAGTGCACCCGGGACCGCTGCCAACTGGCGCCGCTGAGTACGGTCCGGATGGCCTCCTGCAGACCCACGTGGCTGTCACTGATGGCCAGAAGGACGCCCTTGAGACCGCGTGTAACCAGTTGGCGCAGAAATGCCGTCCAGAAGGCCCCGTCTTCGCTGGGCCCGACGTCCAGTCCCAGGACCTCCCGGTCGCCGTCCTCCCGTACCCCCACAGCCACGACCAGTGCCATCGTGCAGACCCTGCCGTTCTCCCGTACCTTGACGTACTTCGCATCCAGCCAGACGTAAGGGTAACGGCTCTCCAACGGTCGATTCCGGAAAGCCTGAACCACCTCATCCAACTCAGCGCATAGCCGCGAGACCTGGCTCTTGCTCACACCTGTCATGCCCAAGGCTTGTACCAGGTCATCTACCTTGCGCGTACTCACCCCGTTCACGTAGGCCTCCAGAACCACCGCCACGAGAGCCTTTTCGGCCCGCCGGCGAGGTTCCAGGAAACTGGGCATGTAAGATCCCTTTCGCAGCTTGGGGATCTGCAAGTCAATCGTCCCAACCCGCGTATCCCACTGCCGCTCACGATAGCCGTTACGGTAAGTGCTGCGCTCGGCCGATCGCTCGTATCGGTCCGCGCCGATCCGTTGGGACACCTCCAGCTCCATGAGGCCCTGGGCGAGGACTCGCAGCCCTTCCCGAAGGAAGTCGAAGTCATCCACACCGGTCTTGCGCAGAAGCTCCTCCAATGCGATCCTAAAGGTGGTCACCTGCGGGTTCCTCCCTTGCGATGTCATACAGCAAAGTGTCCACCCGCGAGAGCGCCTCAACCAGCACTTCGCGGAAACACTCTACTACCTGCTGCCAAACACCACTTTCAAGTTCCTCAAAGGAAAATGGAGAGTGTGAGCGGGGATCCCCAATATCGGCAAGATAAAATTCCCCACCCCTAGAACATATAGGGCATCTCAACCTGGCCAGTTGGAGGTGCCTGTACATGTTAAGGAGTGGGGAAACTTTGGAAATCAGGCAGATGTATGCGGGCGGTTTGTCCATCTCTGAGATCGCCCGCCGCACCGGAAGGGACCGCAAGACCATCCGTAAGTGGCTGCGCACAAACACCATGCCCAAGCCGGCGAAGCGTAAGCGCTCCAGCATGTTAGACCAGCACGAGGCGTTCACTCTGGAGCAGATGCAGAAGGGTGTCACAAGCGCATCAAAGATGCTCTATCTACTGCAGCAGCGGGGCTTCAAAGGCAAGATTCGAATTGTCCGGGCATTCATGGCGCCTTATCGGCCCATGGCCAAGGCTGCGGCTACCGTGCGGTTCGAAACACCGCCGGGAAAGCAGGCACAGGTGGACTGGGCCGACTTTGGGTACATCGAGGTAGACGGTCGCCGGCTCAAGCTCTACTGCTTCATCATGGTTCTCGCCTATTCCCGAGCCATGTACCTGGAATTCGTCACTGCGACTGACATGAAGACGTTCATGCGCTGCCACATCAACGCCTTCAAGTTCTTCGGCGGTGTACCCCACGAGATCCTGTATGACAACGTGAAAACGGTGGTCAAAGATCGTGACGACGACAACCGGCCGGTCTTCAACGAGCGCTTTCTGGACTTCAGCAGCTACTACGGGTTCCGCCCCCGGCTCTGCCTGCCTTACCATGCCTGGACCAAGGGAAAGGTCGAGAGGCCAGTCCGGTACATCCGGCAGAACTTCTGGCAGGGTATCCAGTTCTGCTCCCTGGAAGACCTGAACCGCCAGGCGGCTCTCTGGCGGGATACGGTGGCGAATGTCCGCATTCATGCCACCACCCGGGTTCAGCCTGTGGTTCGACTCGCCGAGGAAGACCTCATCCCGCTGACGAACCGTGTGGATTTCGACACGAGCGAGTACAGCAGCAGGCGTGTCTCCCGAGAGGTGGCGATCTCTTACAAGGGCAATCGCTACTCGGTACCCTGGCAGCTGGTTGGGAAGGACGTGGTGGTCCGCCTGTTGCCGAGCGGTCAAGAGATTCAGGTCTTGTGGCAGGGCCAGATCGTGGCGCAGCATGAGCTGGCCGAGGGTAAGGGCAAGTTCGTCGTAGATCCTGCTCACTTCCAGGGACTCAACCGCACCAAGACCGCCCGACCCGTGCTGGTGCTGCGGAAGCCCCCTGGGCATGATGAGGTCGAACAACGCGACCTGGCTTACTACGATGCCTTTGCGGGGGTGGACTGAGATGCTGGAGCTTGAACAAGTGCGGCAGCAGCTCGAAAGCCTTGGCCTCTCACAGGCTGCCACCGTTTTGGACCGGTGCCTGGAAGTAGGCACTCGGGAGAACCTGCCTGCGCTCACAGTGGTCCGCCACATCTTGGAGGAAGAGCTCGCCGCCCGACATGAGCGCTATCTGAAGGCCCGAACGCGACTGGCCCATCTGCCCTTCCACAAGACCCTTGCCGATTTCGACTTCACCGCACAGCCCAGTCTCGACGAGCGACAAGTTCGTGATCTCGCTACGCTCCGGTTCCTCAGTAACGGCGAAAACGTGATCTTCTTGGGCCCTCCAGGCGTCGGCAAGACCCACCTGGCGGTGGCGCTGGCCCTGAAGGCCATCTCACAGGCGCCTACTTCATCGCCGCACACGACCTAGTAAACGACCTGCGGCGGGCGCATGCGGAGAACCGGCTGGAACGGCGCCTGCGGGTGTACCTCTCGCCTCGGCTCCTGCTGATCGACGAAATGGGCTACATTCCCTTCGAACCGATGGAAGCGCAGGTCTTCTTTCAGCTGATATCCAAGCGGTACGACCGCGGTTCTCCTATCATCGTGACATCGAACAAGAGCTACGGCGACTGGGGGAGTATCTTCGGCGACCCCATCATCGCCGCCGTCATCCTCGATCGCCTGCTCCACCGCTCCGTTACGGTCAACATCCGTGGCGAGAGTTACCGGCTGCGTGAAAAACGCCGAGCCGGCATCCTGCCCCCGAAACGGGAGGTGACGCCGGCCAAGTGACGGTCCCGGGGTGGGGATTTTTAGACCGCCGTTGACAGAGAGGAGGGTTGATGGCCGCTATAGGGTGGGCGAGCCAGCCTTGTCGGATGGATTACACGGCCCGAGGGAGCAGGCGAGAACTTGGCCCGGTACCGAACCAAGTGGAGCGAGAGCGCGCTCAATGGATTGTTTCCTTTTTACAGAGCATAGGAACTATAATGTCGCTTCGGCCGTTATAATTCGGTGGAGGTGTGTTCTATACCCATGAAAGGCATTGCCAAGATAACAATGTCGGCTGTCTTACTTCTTGGGCTTGCTCTCCTCACTGCCTGCAACAGCGTGCCTAGTGATTCTGTTCCGCATACCTTCAGCCTTGATGTGACCTTTGAGACCTTTCCACAGTCCACAGAAACCATCATAGATCAGGTTGATAATGTGAAGCTGCATGTTAGGTCCCACCAAAGTTATACGGAATTTTGGTCCGAATCAGACTCTGTTCTTCTGGTGGAGGGGAGAGGGTGGTCTCCGGTACTGGCAGCAGACGGATCGGTAATTTTCGTTGATAGCGAAGATCTATCTTTAAAGAAACTACTAATCAATGGAGACGAGCAGCAGTTGCTTCCTCCCGGGAGTGCAGCTGGATTTCTCCGCATCAGCTCTGACCGTAAGTACCTCGGATATGCGATACCGATTAACCTTTCGCCCGACTCCAATTGGGCAGGTCTCTACGGTGCAGGAATCATGGATCTGGAGACTGGTAAGGTTCTTGTATCCAGGACGAAGGAAAACTTCTTCACATCACCGATTGGGTGGTATGGCGATCAACTGATAGTTCATGAGTGGGACGCAACGCAAACGCAGGATAGCTTGGATCTATATGCGCTCAGCCTTGATGGCGAACTAACTAAATTCGCACTGGGTTTGCCGCAGGCTAATAGCTATCCTGAGATTTCACCCGATCATCAGTGGCTGGTGTATGAGGATCAGGACGGCAACACGATCCTCGTGAATCTCGAACAAGTATCGTTTGGCATTATCTCTAACGTGGTATTACCGCAGTGGACATCAGAAGGATTAACGGGATTGGTTGATGGCCAACGGTTCCTAATTCGGTTTACCATCGAGTGACGGGCGGTCAACAGCGCGGTTTTAAGCGCTGTTGACATATTTTAGGGGGGGACTTATCAGGAATATTGGTGAGATAATATTGACTATGACGGCGTATGGATCTATTATGATAGTTAAAAGACTGGAGGTGATATGATGCCCCGGAGAGTGATTTGGAGTGCTCTGGGAGTGGCCATGGCTGTGTTCATGGTCAACTTTGCAAGTCTAGCAGGAGCTGACAGTGGTCCA
The nucleotide sequence above comes from Symbiobacterium thermophilum IAM 14863. Encoded proteins:
- the istA gene encoding IS21 family transposase, with the translated sequence MEIRQMYAGGLSISEIARRTGRDRKTIRKWLRTNTMPKPAKRKRSSMLDQHEAFTLEQMQKGVTSASKMLYLLQQRGFKGKIRIVRAFMAPYRPMAKAAATVRFETPPGKQAQVDWADFGYIEVDGRRLKLYCFIMVLAYSRAMYLEFVTATDMKTFMRCHINAFKFFGGVPHEILYDNVKTVVKDRDDDNRPVFNERFLDFSSYYGFRPRLCLPYHAWTKGKVERPVRYIRQNFWQGIQFCSLEDLNRQAALWRDTVANVRIHATTRVQPVVRLAEEDLIPLTNRVDFDTSEYSSRRVSREVAISYKGNRYSVPWQLVGKDVVVRLLPSGQEIQVLWQGQIVAQHELAEGKGKFVVDPAHFQGLNRTKTARPVLVLRKPPGHDEVEQRDLAYYDAFAGVD
- a CDS encoding ATP-binding protein, with translation MLELEQVRQQLESLGLSQAATVLDRCLEVGTRENLPALTVVRHILEEELAARHERYLKARTRLAHLPFHKTLADFDFTAQPSLDERQVRDLATLRFLSNGENVIFLGPPGVGKTHLAVALALKAISQAPTSSPHTT
- a CDS encoding ATP-binding protein, with protein sequence MRRAHAENRLERRLRVYLSPRLLLIDEMGYIPFEPMEAQVFFQLISKRYDRGSPIIVTSNKSYGDWGSIFGDPIIAAVILDRLLHRSVTVNIRGESYRLREKRRAGILPPKREVTPAK